One part of the Micrococcus sp. 2A genome encodes these proteins:
- the recR gene encoding recombination mediator RecR yields the protein MYEGAVQDLIDELGRLPGIGPKSAQRIAFHILEADAQDMTRLADAIRTVKDKVRLCSVCFNVSEQDVCALCRDARRDAAQICVVEESQDVMAMERTRAFQGKYHVLGGSINPIAGIGPEQLHVRELLTRLQDETVQEVILATDPNLEGEATATYLGRLLGATGIRVTRLASGLPVGGDLEYADEVTLGRAFEGRRLISG from the coding sequence GTGTACGAGGGAGCGGTTCAGGACCTGATCGACGAGCTCGGGCGGCTGCCGGGCATCGGGCCGAAGTCCGCCCAGCGGATCGCGTTCCACATCTTGGAGGCGGACGCGCAGGACATGACGCGCCTCGCGGACGCGATCCGCACCGTCAAGGACAAGGTGCGGCTCTGCTCGGTGTGCTTCAACGTCTCCGAGCAGGACGTGTGCGCGCTGTGCCGCGACGCTCGCCGGGACGCCGCCCAGATCTGCGTGGTGGAGGAGTCCCAGGACGTGATGGCCATGGAGCGCACCCGCGCGTTCCAGGGCAAGTACCACGTGCTCGGTGGCTCCATCAATCCGATCGCGGGCATCGGCCCGGAGCAGCTGCACGTGCGCGAGCTGCTCACCCGCCTGCAGGACGAGACCGTGCAGGAGGTCATCCTCGCCACGGATCCCAACCTCGAGGGGGAGGCCACGGCCACCTACCTCGGGCGTCTGCTCGGCGCCACCGGCATCCGCGTCACCCGCCTGGCCTCCGGCCTTCCCGTGGGCGGCGACCTCGAGTACGCGGACGAGGTCACCCTCGGCCGCGCCTTCGAGGGCCGCCGCCTCATCAGCGGCTGA
- a CDS encoding DNA polymerase III subunit gamma and tau encodes MSTALYRRYRPDRFEEVIGQDHVTVPLRTALSKDRVSHAYLFSGPRGCGKTTSARILARCLNCAKGPTPTPCGECDSCRDLATGGPGSLDVMEIDAASHGGVEDARGLRERATFAPVRDRYKILIIDEAHMVTAAGFNALLKIVEEPPEHLKFIFATTEPEKVIGTIRSRTHHYPFRLVPPEPLIAYLEQLCAEEQVRVEPGVLPLVVRAGTGSVRDTLSVLDQLIAGAEQGAVSYDLAVSLLGFTPEALLDDVIDAVAADDTPTVFRVVDRVVQSGQDPRRFVEDLLDRFRDLVIARALPEEAGAILHGMPEDQVRRLSAQAAQLSRAELSRLADVTNLALTDMVGATSPRLHLELLMARLVLPATDDTHRGLSARLEALERRLEYGGSPAASAPAQAAEAAEGTPHTGAVGEAAGLSGAALARAAMRRPEAEETTPSARQQDAPARQEQRPAVPTQAPAAPETPPSSAAPAAPTAPTPPSAPEQWSPPQQGGSPTPDEAAGRADAEGKGPEKPVPENTGAEPASAPPSSQRSGEAEGRAAAPSTSGTGPSSANPVEMVRRAWPDILAALEDSSRLVWMLVKDNASVTGYDGSLLTIGFQQDGPRQSLLGRGGDRVLAEAVHRVLGIRPELDLILGGDAPRPEHRAPADARQASGRPASGSPHPQQQPPPDASDTRGLPRPPAQPATAWPAPADTRTSPEPGRPTSAASAPPAAAPAPPSAPASASPAPSAPTADSWGHAGEAPPAWEDAPPSEEDPWDTLPEFDPDSDMEDSPGPEGWVPPQGAQEDGGPQENASSGTPGWDGPVPSPSDWGTPPQADQPAPAPRPDEAASPGAEPWAPAGPAPTADAAQRLQDVTPDAAERAYDPGPLVREPAPTIPVFARPEAELRAEFEARFGTTRPAGFDGGSRGGASDARGAEHTAPPAASDQTRTGRAGGDGVPPGQGDDPAASEREDPHPAASTAAVSSDAHPDATGEPSSDGTPAPGVPAHDGGGAPAAGTAPRGSGHPASMFPRLMERLEAGGPLEPPVNARDAGGDGTVGPSSNGPSASSGPSGSTAPPSGRPSPTALGARPTGDGRAAAGGEPPAPPAMDPRAAAIRAAREAAQGRAPARPAAPATASSPAVAWTDEVASDDDVALEDSGLVGRAVVERVLGGRLLEERPHEPVR; translated from the coding sequence GTGAGCACCGCCCTGTATCGACGCTATCGCCCGGACCGGTTCGAGGAGGTCATCGGGCAGGATCACGTCACGGTCCCGCTGCGCACCGCGCTGTCCAAGGACCGGGTGAGCCACGCCTACCTCTTCTCAGGCCCGCGCGGCTGCGGCAAGACCACCTCCGCCCGCATCCTCGCGCGCTGCCTGAACTGCGCGAAGGGCCCCACGCCCACGCCGTGCGGCGAGTGCGACTCGTGCCGCGACCTGGCCACGGGCGGGCCCGGCTCTCTGGACGTCATGGAGATCGACGCCGCCTCCCACGGCGGCGTGGAGGACGCCCGCGGCCTGCGGGAGCGGGCCACCTTCGCCCCGGTGCGGGACCGGTACAAGATCCTGATCATCGACGAGGCCCACATGGTCACCGCGGCAGGCTTCAACGCGCTGCTGAAGATCGTGGAGGAGCCGCCGGAGCACCTCAAGTTCATCTTCGCCACCACGGAGCCGGAGAAGGTCATCGGGACCATCCGCTCCCGCACCCACCACTACCCGTTCCGCCTCGTGCCCCCGGAGCCGCTCATCGCGTACCTCGAGCAGCTGTGCGCCGAGGAGCAGGTGCGCGTGGAGCCCGGCGTCCTTCCCCTCGTGGTGCGGGCCGGCACGGGCTCGGTGCGCGACACCCTCTCCGTGCTGGACCAGCTCATCGCCGGCGCCGAGCAGGGCGCGGTGTCCTACGACCTCGCGGTGAGCCTGCTCGGCTTCACGCCGGAGGCCCTGCTGGACGACGTGATCGACGCCGTGGCCGCGGACGACACCCCCACCGTGTTCCGCGTGGTGGACCGCGTGGTGCAGTCCGGCCAGGACCCACGCCGATTCGTGGAGGACCTGCTGGACCGGTTCCGCGACCTCGTGATCGCGCGCGCGCTGCCGGAGGAGGCCGGTGCCATCCTGCACGGCATGCCGGAGGACCAGGTGCGGCGCCTGTCCGCGCAGGCCGCCCAGCTCTCCCGTGCGGAGCTCTCCCGGCTGGCGGACGTCACCAACCTCGCGCTGACGGACATGGTGGGCGCCACGAGCCCCCGCCTGCACCTCGAGCTGCTGATGGCGCGCCTCGTGCTGCCCGCCACGGACGACACGCACCGCGGCCTCTCCGCCCGCCTCGAGGCGCTCGAGCGGCGGCTCGAGTACGGGGGCTCGCCCGCGGCCTCTGCACCGGCCCAGGCCGCCGAGGCCGCCGAGGGCACCCCGCACACGGGGGCCGTCGGGGAGGCGGCCGGCCTCTCCGGTGCCGCCCTGGCCCGCGCAGCCATGCGCCGACCCGAGGCCGAGGAGACCACCCCCAGCGCCCGGCAGCAGGACGCGCCGGCCCGCCAGGAGCAGCGCCCGGCCGTCCCCACGCAGGCGCCCGCCGCGCCCGAGACCCCGCCGTCGTCGGCCGCCCCCGCAGCGCCGACCGCGCCGACGCCGCCGAGCGCCCCCGAGCAGTGGTCCCCGCCGCAGCAGGGCGGATCCCCCACGCCGGACGAGGCCGCCGGCAGGGCGGACGCGGAGGGCAAGGGCCCGGAGAAGCCGGTCCCGGAGAACACCGGCGCGGAGCCGGCCTCCGCGCCCCCGTCGTCCCAGCGCTCCGGCGAGGCCGAGGGCCGGGCCGCGGCCCCGAGCACCTCCGGCACGGGCCCCTCCTCCGCGAACCCCGTGGAGATGGTGCGCCGCGCCTGGCCGGACATCCTGGCCGCCCTCGAGGACTCCTCGCGGCTGGTGTGGATGCTGGTGAAGGACAACGCGTCGGTCACCGGATACGACGGCTCACTGCTCACGATCGGATTCCAGCAGGACGGCCCGCGGCAGTCGCTGCTGGGCCGCGGCGGTGACCGGGTGCTGGCCGAGGCCGTCCACCGTGTGCTCGGCATCCGCCCGGAGCTCGACCTCATCCTCGGCGGGGATGCTCCCCGCCCCGAGCACCGCGCGCCCGCCGACGCCCGCCAGGCCTCCGGCCGGCCCGCATCGGGGTCGCCGCACCCCCAGCAGCAGCCCCCGCCGGACGCATCGGACACCCGCGGCCTCCCGCGCCCTCCGGCCCAGCCAGCGACCGCGTGGCCCGCGCCCGCCGACACACGGACCTCTCCCGAGCCAGGGCGCCCCACGTCCGCCGCGTCCGCGCCACCTGCGGCCGCGCCCGCTCCTCCGTCCGCGCCCGCGTCTGCTTCCCCCGCTCCCTCGGCTCCGACCGCGGACAGCTGGGGCCATGCCGGCGAGGCGCCCCCCGCGTGGGAGGACGCCCCGCCGAGCGAGGAGGACCCGTGGGACACCCTCCCCGAGTTCGACCCGGACTCGGACATGGAGGACTCCCCCGGTCCCGAGGGATGGGTGCCGCCGCAGGGTGCCCAGGAGGACGGCGGACCGCAGGAGAACGCCTCGAGCGGCACGCCCGGGTGGGACGGGCCGGTGCCCAGCCCGTCGGACTGGGGCACGCCGCCGCAGGCCGACCAGCCCGCCCCGGCCCCCCGGCCGGACGAGGCGGCCTCGCCCGGGGCCGAGCCCTGGGCCCCCGCCGGGCCCGCCCCGACCGCGGACGCCGCGCAGCGGCTCCAGGACGTGACCCCTGACGCGGCGGAGCGTGCCTACGATCCCGGACCCCTCGTCCGCGAGCCCGCCCCCACCATTCCTGTGTTCGCCCGGCCCGAGGCGGAGCTGCGTGCCGAGTTCGAGGCCCGCTTCGGCACCACGCGGCCCGCCGGCTTCGACGGCGGCTCCCGCGGCGGCGCCTCCGACGCACGCGGGGCGGAGCACACGGCACCGCCGGCCGCCTCGGACCAGACGCGCACGGGACGGGCCGGCGGCGACGGCGTCCCCCCGGGCCAGGGCGATGACCCCGCCGCCTCGGAACGAGAGGACCCCCACCCGGCCGCTTCGACGGCCGCGGTCTCGAGCGACGCCCACCCCGACGCCACCGGCGAGCCCTCCTCGGACGGGACGCCGGCCCCCGGCGTGCCCGCGCACGACGGGGGTGGAGCCCCCGCCGCGGGGACCGCGCCGCGCGGTTCGGGGCATCCCGCCAGCATGTTCCCGCGCCTCATGGAGCGTCTCGAGGCGGGCGGGCCCCTGGAGCCGCCCGTCAACGCCCGCGACGCCGGCGGAGACGGGACGGTCGGGCCCTCCTCGAACGGCCCCTCCGCCTCCTCCGGGCCGTCGGGGAGCACCGCTCCGCCGTCGGGTCGGCCGAGCCCCACCGCCCTGGGCGCCCGCCCAACGGGAGACGGCCGTGCCGCCGCCGGTGGGGAGCCTCCCGCACCTCCCGCGATGGACCCGCGTGCCGCCGCGATCCGGGCGGCCCGCGAGGCCGCACAGGGCCGCGCGCCGGCTCGGCCCGCCGCGCCGGCCACCGCGTCCTCCCCCGCCGTCGCGTGGACGGACGAGGTGGCCAGCGACGACGATGTGGCGCTGGAGGACTCCGGGCTCGTGGGCCGGGCCGTCGTCGAACGCGTGCTCGGCGGCCGGCTCCTCGAGGAGCGGCCGCACGAGCCCGTGCGCTGA
- a CDS encoding malonic semialdehyde reductase — protein MTRIDHASVLPALFEDRHTTNHFTDQPVDTALVREAYEHVRWAPTAMNSQPLRLTVIESRESRERLAPHMAGFNADKTLAAPLTLIAAYDPRWHEHMPHLAPFREGFREQWENKAELRDGMGRANALLQIGYLTVALRALGLEVGPMAGFSTDGVDAAFHAESGWRSLVVINVGHAASDHEKAVSPRQGRLEFDQAAQVL, from the coding sequence ATGACCCGGATCGACCACGCCTCCGTCCTGCCCGCCCTCTTCGAGGACCGCCACACCACGAACCACTTCACGGACCAGCCCGTGGACACCGCCCTCGTCCGCGAGGCCTACGAGCACGTGCGCTGGGCGCCGACCGCCATGAACAGCCAGCCGCTGCGCCTGACCGTGATCGAGTCGCGCGAGTCCCGCGAGCGGCTGGCCCCGCACATGGCCGGGTTCAACGCGGACAAGACCCTCGCGGCGCCGCTCACCCTGATCGCCGCCTACGACCCGCGCTGGCACGAGCACATGCCCCACCTCGCCCCCTTCCGCGAGGGCTTCCGGGAGCAGTGGGAGAACAAAGCCGAGCTGCGCGACGGCATGGGCCGCGCCAACGCGCTCCTCCAGATCGGCTACCTCACCGTGGCCCTGCGCGCCCTCGGCCTCGAGGTGGGCCCCATGGCCGGCTTCAGCACCGACGGCGTCGACGCCGCTTTCCATGCCGAGAGCGGCTGGCGCTCGCTCGTGGTGATCAACGTGGGCCACGCGGCCTCCGACCACGAGAAGGCCGTCAGCCCGCGCCAGGGCCGCCTCGAGTTCGACCAGGCCGCGCAGGTCCTCTGA
- the gluQRS gene encoding tRNA glutamyl-Q(34) synthetase GluQRS has protein sequence MSAGRYAPSPTGTLHLGNLRTALVSWLAARASGRPFLLRVEDLDRVRSGAEAEQLADLAAVGITWDAPPVRQSERTPRYDASVAALRAAHGADVAYECFCSRKDIAEATSAPHPTAEPRGDDGGAAPDASLASGAARRPPGFYPGTCRGLTEDERAERRRTRPAALRIDAARAAGLPAGTVPRAHARDVLHGEVTGLVDDLVLRRNDGAYAYNLSVVVDDLAQGVDQVVRGDDLLDSTPRQRWLAELLSAARGETAPPTEYLHVPLVLNAGGRRLAKRDGAVTLADLAAQDPRWTPERVRDRLLESLGLPAGPLEGAVAAFDPRGLPREPWVFDPAGFVV, from the coding sequence ATGTCCGCTGGCCGCTATGCACCCTCGCCCACGGGGACCCTGCACCTGGGCAACCTGCGCACCGCACTGGTCTCGTGGCTGGCGGCCCGCGCGTCGGGCCGGCCCTTCCTGCTGCGCGTCGAGGACCTGGACCGCGTCCGCTCCGGGGCCGAGGCCGAACAGCTCGCCGACCTCGCCGCCGTCGGGATCACGTGGGACGCCCCGCCCGTGCGCCAGTCCGAGCGCACTCCCCGCTACGACGCGTCCGTCGCCGCCTTGCGCGCCGCCCACGGCGCGGACGTGGCGTACGAGTGCTTCTGCTCCCGCAAGGACATCGCGGAGGCCACGTCCGCACCGCACCCCACCGCGGAGCCCAGGGGCGACGACGGCGGCGCGGCACCCGACGCTTCCCTCGCCTCGGGCGCCGCACGGCGGCCTCCGGGCTTCTACCCGGGCACGTGCCGCGGCCTGACGGAGGACGAGCGGGCCGAGCGTCGTCGGACGCGGCCGGCGGCGCTGCGGATCGACGCGGCACGGGCGGCCGGCCTGCCGGCGGGCACCGTGCCGCGGGCCCACGCCCGCGACGTCCTCCACGGCGAGGTCACGGGCCTCGTGGACGACCTCGTCCTGCGCCGCAACGACGGTGCCTACGCGTACAACCTGTCCGTCGTCGTCGACGACCTGGCCCAGGGCGTGGACCAGGTGGTGCGCGGCGACGACCTGCTCGACTCCACGCCACGCCAGCGCTGGCTGGCTGAGCTGCTCAGCGCGGCGCGCGGCGAGACGGCGCCGCCCACCGAGTACCTGCACGTTCCCCTCGTGCTCAACGCTGGGGGGAGGCGACTGGCCAAGCGGGACGGCGCCGTCACCCTCGCCGACCTCGCGGCGCAGGACCCCCGCTGGACGCCGGAGCGCGTCCGGGACCGCCTCCTGGAGTCGCTCGGCCTGCCGGCCGGCCCCCTCGAGGGCGCGGTGGCGGCGTTCGACCCGCGGGGGCTGCCACGCGAGCCGTGGGTGTTCGACCCGGCGGGCTTCGTGGTCTGA
- a CDS encoding alanine/glycine:cation symporter family protein, whose product MTFAEFIDEANGYIWSLPLIGLCLLAGVYFSLRTAFLQVRGIPDMLAQLKNGEKSADGTSSFQSLMMSLAGRVGMGNIGGVATAIAFGGPGAVFWMWMVAFLGAATSFIECTLGQIYKEKDKDTGEYRGGPAYYFDKAYKHTAFGPVLKVYAVIFAIVTVFATSFFLPGVQANGMASSINEAWGAPAWAVAIGIVIILAFIVVGGVKRIATFAVYVVPVMAVLYIILALIVFFLNFSQIPAVFGAIFSSAFGTHAIFGSILGLAVQWGVKRGVYSNEAGQGTGPHAAAAAEVSHPAKQGYAQAFAVYIDTLFVCTATAFIILSTGMYRVYQGEAVTTPVLFEGNLPADSKVGPAFVQNGFDTVFTGFGPSFVAVALAFFAFTTIVAYYYMAEVNVAYLFRGAKNSTVRRVVIRLLQGLILVSVAYGAVTTTGAAWGLGDIGVGSMAWMNIIGILFLQGPALKALKDYHAQKKQGLDPQFDPRPLGIRNADFWELRSDGLVREGMTGEELERHAAGTPGATSVRDGGVDEAGSHRA is encoded by the coding sequence ATGACCTTCGCCGAATTCATCGATGAGGCCAACGGCTACATCTGGTCGTTGCCCCTGATCGGACTCTGCCTCCTCGCAGGCGTCTACTTCTCTCTCCGCACGGCCTTCCTCCAGGTCCGGGGCATCCCCGACATGCTCGCCCAGCTCAAGAACGGCGAGAAGTCCGCGGACGGCACCTCGTCCTTCCAGTCCCTCATGATGTCCCTCGCCGGCCGTGTCGGCATGGGCAACATCGGCGGCGTGGCCACGGCCATCGCCTTCGGCGGTCCGGGCGCTGTCTTCTGGATGTGGATGGTCGCCTTCCTGGGCGCCGCCACCTCCTTCATCGAGTGCACGCTCGGCCAGATCTACAAGGAGAAGGACAAGGACACCGGCGAGTACCGCGGCGGTCCGGCGTACTACTTCGACAAGGCCTACAAGCACACGGCGTTCGGCCCGGTCCTGAAGGTCTACGCCGTGATCTTCGCGATCGTGACGGTCTTCGCCACCAGCTTCTTCCTCCCGGGCGTGCAGGCCAACGGCATGGCGTCGTCCATCAACGAGGCCTGGGGTGCGCCCGCGTGGGCCGTGGCCATCGGCATCGTCATCATCCTCGCGTTCATCGTGGTGGGCGGCGTGAAGCGCATCGCGACGTTCGCCGTGTACGTCGTCCCGGTGATGGCGGTCCTGTACATCATCCTGGCGCTGATCGTCTTCTTCCTGAACTTCTCTCAGATCCCCGCCGTGTTCGGAGCGATCTTCTCCAGCGCCTTCGGCACGCACGCGATCTTCGGCTCCATCCTCGGCCTCGCCGTGCAGTGGGGCGTCAAGCGCGGCGTCTACTCGAACGAGGCCGGTCAGGGCACCGGCCCCCACGCGGCCGCCGCTGCGGAGGTCTCCCACCCGGCCAAGCAGGGCTATGCGCAGGCCTTCGCCGTCTACATCGACACCCTGTTCGTCTGCACGGCCACGGCGTTCATCATCCTGTCCACCGGCATGTACCGCGTGTACCAGGGCGAGGCCGTGACCACCCCGGTCCTCTTCGAGGGGAACCTCCCCGCCGACTCCAAGGTGGGCCCCGCCTTCGTGCAGAACGGCTTCGACACCGTCTTCACCGGCTTCGGCCCCTCCTTCGTGGCGGTGGCCCTCGCGTTCTTCGCGTTCACCACGATCGTGGCGTACTACTACATGGCGGAGGTCAACGTCGCGTACCTGTTCCGCGGCGCCAAGAACTCGACCGTCCGCCGCGTGGTCATCCGCCTGCTGCAGGGCCTGATCCTCGTGTCCGTGGCCTACGGCGCCGTCACCACCACCGGTGCGGCCTGGGGCCTCGGCGACATCGGCGTGGGTTCCATGGCGTGGATGAACATCATCGGCATCCTGTTCCTGCAGGGCCCCGCCCTGAAGGCCCTCAAGGACTACCACGCCCAGAAGAAGCAGGGCCTGGACCCGCAGTTCGACCCGCGCCCGCTCGGCATCCGCAACGCCGACTTCTGGGAGCTGCGCTCGGACGGGCTCGTCCGCGAGGGCATGACCGGCGAGGAGCTCGAGCGCCACGCGGCCGGCACCCCGGGTGCCACGTCCGTGCGCGACGGCGGCGTGGACGAGGCCGGCTCGCACCGCGCCTGA
- the poxB gene encoding ubiquinone-dependent pyruvate dehydrogenase: MATVARNIVESLHASGVRRMYGVSGDSLNGLTDALRDHGGVEWVPVRHEESAAFAASAESQLTGELAVCAGSCGPGNLHLVNGLFDAQRTRTPVLAIAAHIPSEEIGSGYFQETHPQELFRECSVYVEHVSSADQMPRLLRTAMRAAVEQRGVAVLVISGDVALTELDAPAEAVRHTPSTVVPADTLLAEAAQALNAAQRITILAGAGAAGAHREVVALAERLQAPIVHAMRGKEHLEYDNPYDVGLTGLLGFSSGYKALKGAETLLILGSSLPYRQFYPEDATVIQVDIRGEQIGRRIAVDVPLVGGVKETAEALLLRLRGNASSAFLEEILKEYRTTRKDLDELATPSRSTIHPQYLARLIDERAADDAVFIPDVGSPVIWAARYLTMNGRRRLIGSMNHGSMANAIMQSIGAQAAYPGRQVIALAGDGGLSMMLGELLTLVQNGLPVKVVVFNNSSLNFVELEMKAAGFVTFATDLKSPDFSVVGEAVGLRGFHAETSKELPDAVDAFLAHEGPAILDVTTERQELTIPPSVEAEQAKGFALYAIRTVLDGKGTELIDLAKANIRQLF; this comes from the coding sequence ATGGCCACCGTCGCCCGCAACATCGTCGAGAGCCTCCACGCATCCGGGGTCCGCCGGATGTACGGCGTCTCCGGAGACTCCCTCAACGGCCTCACGGACGCGCTGCGCGACCACGGCGGCGTGGAGTGGGTGCCGGTCCGACACGAGGAGTCGGCGGCGTTCGCGGCCTCGGCCGAGTCCCAGCTGACCGGCGAGCTCGCGGTGTGCGCCGGCTCGTGCGGCCCGGGCAACCTGCACCTCGTCAACGGCCTGTTCGACGCGCAGCGCACCCGCACGCCCGTCCTGGCGATCGCCGCGCACATCCCCTCCGAGGAGATCGGCTCCGGCTACTTCCAGGAGACCCACCCGCAGGAGCTCTTCCGCGAGTGCTCCGTGTACGTGGAGCACGTCTCCTCCGCGGACCAGATGCCCCGCCTGCTGCGCACGGCGATGCGCGCCGCCGTCGAGCAGCGCGGTGTGGCCGTGCTGGTGATCTCCGGCGACGTGGCGCTGACGGAGCTCGACGCCCCCGCCGAGGCCGTCCGGCACACGCCCTCCACCGTGGTCCCCGCGGACACGCTGCTCGCGGAGGCGGCCCAGGCGCTCAACGCCGCCCAGCGGATCACGATCCTCGCCGGCGCCGGCGCGGCGGGCGCCCACCGCGAGGTGGTGGCCCTCGCCGAGCGGCTCCAGGCGCCCATCGTCCACGCGATGCGCGGCAAGGAGCACCTGGAGTACGACAACCCGTACGACGTCGGCCTCACCGGGCTGCTCGGCTTCTCCTCCGGCTACAAGGCGCTCAAGGGAGCGGAGACGCTGCTCATCCTCGGCTCCTCGCTCCCCTACCGCCAGTTCTACCCCGAGGACGCGACGGTCATCCAGGTGGACATCCGGGGCGAGCAGATCGGCCGGCGCATCGCGGTGGACGTGCCCCTCGTGGGCGGGGTGAAGGAGACCGCGGAGGCCCTGCTGCTGCGGCTGCGCGGCAACGCGTCGTCGGCGTTCCTCGAGGAGATCCTGAAGGAGTACCGCACGACGCGGAAGGACCTGGACGAGCTGGCCACGCCGTCCCGCTCCACGATCCATCCGCAGTACCTGGCCCGCCTGATCGACGAGCGCGCCGCCGACGACGCCGTCTTCATCCCGGACGTGGGCTCGCCCGTGATCTGGGCAGCGCGCTACCTCACCATGAACGGGCGCCGCCGGCTCATCGGGTCCATGAACCATGGCTCCATGGCCAACGCCATCATGCAGTCGATCGGCGCACAGGCCGCGTACCCCGGGCGGCAGGTGATCGCGCTCGCCGGCGACGGCGGCCTCTCCATGATGCTCGGCGAGCTGCTCACCCTCGTGCAGAACGGCCTGCCCGTCAAGGTGGTGGTGTTCAACAACTCCTCGCTGAACTTCGTGGAGCTCGAGATGAAGGCGGCGGGCTTCGTCACGTTCGCCACGGACCTGAAGAGCCCGGACTTCTCCGTGGTGGGCGAGGCGGTGGGCCTGCGCGGCTTCCACGCGGAGACGTCGAAGGAGCTGCCGGACGCCGTGGACGCCTTCCTGGCCCACGAGGGCCCCGCGATCCTCGACGTCACGACCGAGCGCCAGGAGCTGACGATCCCGCCGAGCGTGGAGGCCGAGCAGGCCAAGGGCTTCGCCCTCTACGCGATCCGCACCGTGCTGGACGGCAAGGGCACCGAGCTCATCGACCTCGCCAAGGCGAACATCCGCCAGCTGTTCTGA
- a CDS encoding 2-oxoglutarate and iron-dependent oxygenase domain-containing protein — translation MTAHATDTPSPADARGTAPLEVPVLDLSTMRRPDGSFDPAFLERLRFAAHNVGFFQIVGYGAEPGQVDALFRVTAEFFARPEAEKLAQHNQESPHYRGYSAIAAERTQGRPDSREQLDFSADREPVPAERIGEGEEFWHLQGRNQWPAGMPELERTAMAWTALMDRVGEDLLKALCVAIGLDEDHFSAAFDGDRAWMAKLAHYVGGVAEAGTQGVGLHADYGFITLLLQDEVGGLEVRPYGQDAWLPVEPIPGALVVNLGEMLEVATDGYLMATIHRVQSPPPGVDRYSVPFFYSPRLDAVIEKVELPAELAADARGVSDDPTNPMLASFGSNMLKGFARAHPRVTERFHPGLLNR, via the coding sequence ATGACCGCGCACGCAACCGACACCCCCTCCCCCGCCGATGCGCGGGGCACCGCCCCGCTCGAGGTTCCCGTCCTCGACCTGTCGACCATGCGTCGGCCCGACGGCTCCTTCGACCCCGCGTTCCTGGAGCGCCTGCGCTTCGCGGCGCACAACGTGGGCTTCTTCCAGATCGTGGGCTACGGCGCGGAGCCCGGCCAGGTGGACGCGCTGTTCCGCGTGACCGCCGAGTTCTTCGCCCGCCCCGAGGCGGAGAAGCTGGCGCAGCACAACCAGGAGTCCCCGCACTACCGGGGCTACTCGGCGATCGCCGCCGAGCGGACGCAGGGCCGCCCCGACTCCCGCGAGCAGCTGGACTTCTCCGCGGACCGCGAGCCGGTCCCGGCCGAGCGGATCGGTGAGGGGGAGGAGTTCTGGCACCTGCAGGGCCGCAACCAGTGGCCCGCCGGCATGCCCGAGCTCGAGCGCACCGCCATGGCGTGGACGGCGCTGATGGACCGCGTGGGCGAGGACCTCCTCAAGGCGCTCTGCGTGGCCATCGGCCTGGACGAGGACCACTTCTCCGCGGCGTTCGACGGCGACCGCGCGTGGATGGCCAAGCTGGCGCACTACGTCGGCGGCGTGGCCGAGGCCGGGACGCAGGGGGTGGGGCTGCACGCCGACTACGGGTTCATCACCCTCCTGCTGCAGGACGAGGTCGGCGGCCTCGAGGTGCGCCCCTACGGCCAGGACGCGTGGCTGCCGGTGGAGCCGATCCCGGGCGCGCTCGTGGTGAACCTCGGCGAGATGCTCGAGGTGGCCACGGACGGCTACCTCATGGCCACGATCCACCGCGTGCAGTCCCCGCCGCCGGGCGTGGACCGCTACTCCGTGCCGTTCTTCTACTCCCCCCGCCTGGACGCGGTGATCGAGAAGGTGGAGCTCCCGGCCGAGCTGGCCGCGGACGCCCGCGGGGTCTCCGACGACCCGACCAACCCGATGCTCGCCTCCTTCGGCTCCAACATGCTCAAGGGCTTCGCGCGCGCCCATCCGCGGGTGACCGAGCGGTTCCACCCGGGGCTGCTGAACCGCTGA